A genomic segment from Chanos chanos chromosome 2, fChaCha1.1, whole genome shotgun sequence encodes:
- the pnp6 gene encoding purine nucleoside phosphorylase 6 — translation MSASCRYTYEEYRETADWLFAKTEVKPKIAIICGSGLGGLADLLENKTNISYKDIPKFPQSTVQGHAGQLVFGELNGKQCVCMQGRFHFYEGYDIATVTYPVRVFFLLGVETLIVTNAAGGLNSNFNVGDIMLIKDHINMPGFAGQNPLCGRNEDRFGVRFPCMSDAYDKDLAHLARETAEEQGCASFLQEGVYCMLAGPTFETIAECRMLQKLGADAVGMSTVPEVVVARHCGLRVFGLSLITNKVVTDYESKERANHEEVLETTRMRTQHLQQLVRRLVEKM, via the exons ATGTCCGCATCCTGCAG ATACACGTATGAAGAGTACAGGGAGACCGCGGACTGGCTGTTTGCCAAGACTGAAGTGAAACCAAAAATTGCCATCATCTGTGGCTCAGGCCTTGGTGGTTTGGCCGATCTCCTGGAAAATAAGACCAATATTTCTTATAAAGATATTCCCAAGTTCCCTCAGAGCACAG TACAAGGGCATGCAGGTCAGCTGGTCTTTGGAGAATTGAATGGGAAgcagtgtgtttgcatgcaggGCCGCTTTCACTTCTACGAGGGCTATGACATTGCCACA GTAACATACCCTGTGCGAGTATTCTTCCTACTTGGGGTGGAGACACTGATTGTGACCAATGCAGCAGGGGGACTAAACTCCAACTTTAATGTTGGGGACATCATGTTGATTAAGGACCATATCAACATGCCTGGCTTTGCAGGCCAAaatcctctgtgtggtagaaaTGAGGACAG GTTTGGAGTGCGTTTCCCTTGTATGTCAGATGCTTATGACAAAGACCTGGCCCATCTGGCTAGGGAGACTGCAGAAGAGCAGGGCTGTGCCTCCTTCCTCCAAGAAGGAGTGTACTGCATGCTGGCAGGACCCACGTTTGAGACCATCGCAGAGTGCAGGATGCTCCAGAAACTTGGGGCAGACGCTGTCG GAATGAGTACAGTTCCTGAGGTGGTGGTGGCACGTCATTGTGGTCTGCGAGTCTTTGGGCTTTCCCTCATTACCAATAAGGTGGTGACAGATTATGAAAGTAAGGAAAGAGCAAACCATGAGGAGGTCCTGGAGACCACCCGTATGCGCACTCAACACCTCCAACAGTTGGTCAGACGTCTAGTGGAAAAGATGTAG